The following DNA comes from Nicotiana sylvestris chromosome 10, ASM39365v2, whole genome shotgun sequence.
ATATAAAAGGCATGTGAACAAATTGCGGTAAAAGAATAAGCCATTTgacttttaaaattcaaaactttCACATAAATTAAGATGGAAAGAGTAACTAATAAGTAACCTCATTGTATAAATGTTTTTAATCCAGTTATTACATAGAACTTACACACCTTATCGCAGCAAGGGAAACCATTATCAGTGACTCCTCAAAAACTTCAAGTTACTCCAAAAGGGGAGAGGTTAAAAATGATAGATCTACCAATATAGTATTATGTTGGCATTAGATTTATATGATTACCTGTCATATCTCTCATTGCGGTCATCTGATTATCTGATTGTTATTTGAGCTACTTTTACATGGCTTTTTACCGTTGCgctttttgtttttttcctttaaTGTAGTGCTTATGTTTCTATGAGCCAAAGGTCTATTAGAAAAAACCTCTATATCTCTATAAGGTAAAGGTAAGGCTgtatacacactaccctcccagaTCCCATTATGTGGgattaggggtgttcataaaaatccgaaaattcgaaccaaaccgaaaaccaaaccaaaccgaccaaaaaaaccgatactttttggtttggtttggttttgattttaatatttaaaaaccgatcaaatttggtttggtattggttttaattaaaaaaaaccgaaccaaaccgaatataggagtatctattttaaatttattattacacatatatatatgtatacttttatacaaagttttaaattttttatagtaaatattaatcgtttgcacttttagtacagttctttacctttacattctagtttaattgatagttttcttttgttaagtgcaagaatctatttcatgttaaaaataatatatttttaatcgagtccttaaattattcatcactatttgattcaattatcatcaatatatcttggtaaataatagatttctcaaagagcaattgatttgataatgttacgttgaaaatatggtcgccgaaatgtgtgtttggtagtgtatgtcttatatctaagaaaaaactaataaataaccgaaaaaatcgaaaaaccgacataaaccgaatcgagaaaaaaccgacttaattgatttggtttggttctaatatttgaaaaaccgacttacttgatttggtttctttttaggaaaaaaccGATCCAATCGAACCATGAACGCGTAGAGCGAACCAGCTAGCAAAACTAAAAAAGGAGATAGAACTGAAACACTTGCATCTTAAGTCCATTTTCCAAGGCTCATTTCTGGTATTTATCCAACTTTTCTTCAATGTAATTTATTTGAATCGCAACGGAAAAAGCAGTATTTTTAAAGGCGAGGGCGTGAGGTGGGGCGTTTTACTTAATACGGGGTGAGGCGAAAGCTTCGAGACATAAGGCGTGAGCCCACGGatctttaattttttaaatttatgaatAAATAATATAGCATTATAACACAATAAAATATAAAGAGATGCATTAAAAGttcaagaaaactaaaaagaattaaagaaactcatataaaataaaatatttagcatgttttactactataaaatataaattaactCCAACATCTTAACTTTCAAacaattaaaaattataatttcttaaaaaatattatcaaacgGTATATTTTACCTCtttaaaagtaaatacacaataaatttttcaaaaactataatttaaaatattactccttcatgagtaaatataaaattatttttaaatactaaaataaaaaattagaaTAATTTTGAAAGACATAGAACTAAGACATGAAGATCAATATAAATTTTGGTTATCtatttttagaagaaatattcaaaTGATAATTCACCCTCAGTTCTCAATTAGTACGCATGCAATAATGTATTTCGTTATTTGAATTATTCACAATTTTTGTATTTGTATAGATAAAAAGGCATACTTAAATTTCAGCTGATTTGAGGAGCAAAAGAAAACCAAAACTTGCAAAATATCAAACTCCCTGCTTcttcataattataaaataaataatattccCCATCCAAATTTTCCCTCTTTAATATACAAAATGTAATATCCAGAAAAAAAATGAAGTAGATTGTCCAAAACAAAATGCGAAGAAATCAAAAGTACCATTTGAAGATCTTCATTCTCAGATCAGCTTTACATTTAGCATTCGTAATTGAAGCCACCGTCGGAGCTTTTCCCTTTGGAATTACTCCATGAATGCCTTCACAAGTAACTCTGATCCCAACTCTTTTACTTTTCAACTTATCCATTTTCGCTACCACAGTTGTATCCAAAAATATCTTCAACGGTAATCCATGTTTTCTCTTCAGATCTGATTTTAAAGACGTAACAGAATCCGCATCGAGGACTTCAGATGCCATTGACAAAGTCGAGTGAATAATAGTAACATTATTCGGACCATTACTAAATCCGTGGAATGATCCGTTCGCAAGTACGACGTTATTTGAATGTAGAGTCATGGAAATATCGTCGTAGTTGTAAATGAGCTTCTTATTAGGGTTTTTCGCGGAGAGCGTGAGGTTGAGTTTTGTACTGAGGCGCGTGGCGTCGTCGGAGCTGGTTATGAGTTTGAATTGCGTGATTTTGAGGGAGGAGACGGAGAACGTTGGAGGTTTAGGGCGGAAGAGGAAGTAGAAGGAGGCGCCGGCGATGGCAGCGAGGAGGAGGAGGGTGCAGATGATGAGGAGTGACCAGAAGCAACTAAGGCAGAAGCAGCGGCGGCAGCTGCAGCGGCGACGGTTGTGTCGGTGGTAGGcggttggagtaggtctgtaaggAATGCGATTTGGGTTGTACATTTGGTTTTTGACCGGACGGAATTGAGGTGGTTTTGCTATAGTAGCAGTGGGATTGGTGGCAGTGGTAGTACCATTGGATTTGGCTGAAGGATGAACTCTGTCAGTCATTTTAGAGAGTGGAATGAGCTTAGATTTAGCAGAAGAAAAACAGAATATATACTGCTCTTAGCTTTCATTTTTATAATAAGGAACGAAAATTTAgccgttaaagtaattcgcagtacAGAACTATGAattattaaatttattttttaccTAATTCGCAATACAATACTGCgaattactattttttttttttacctaaaTGGCACAATCTTCCACCTCTTTATTGGGAACGTATTCATTATTGGGAACTGTTCCCAATATTGTATAGTTAGTACATTATACAATTGACTGTTCCgttaaaaatatttatatttgatagttagtatataatatatatatatatatatatatatatatatatatatatatatatatatatatatatattattaatttGTCGGCTATTTTTTCTTGGTAGGTAGCTATACAgtaaataaaatcccaaaaatggGGGGGGGGTCACCCTTTCACCATgttttatgaaaataaaaaaggaaacaatCAAAGTCTAGATTTTGactagaaaaataaaaata
Coding sequences within:
- the LOC104239034 gene encoding NDR1/HIN1-like protein 6 encodes the protein MTDRVHPSAKSNGTTTATNPTATIAKPPQFRPVKNQMYNPNRIPYRPTPTAYHRHNRRRCSCRRCFCLSCFWSLLIICTLLLLAAIAGASFYFLFRPKPPTFSVSSLKITQFKLITSSDDATRLSTKLNLTLSAKNPNKKLIYNYDDISMTLHSNNVVLANGSFHGFSNGPNNVTIIHSTLSMASEVLDADSVTSLKSDLKRKHGLPLKIFLDTTVVAKMDKLKSKRVGIRVTCEGIHGVIPKGKAPTVASITNAKCKADLRMKIFKWYF